In one Myxococcus xanthus genomic region, the following are encoded:
- a CDS encoding nucleotide sugar dehydrogenase, whose product MVSSPLLDRIKKRDARVGVVGLGYVGLPLGMAFAEAGFPVMGLDVDKRKIDKIEKGESYIKHIPGAPLAELSKSGKLKATTDFAKAKDMDCVIICVPTPLTASREPDMSYIIQTGEALAPHVRPGQLFILESTTYPGTTEEVLKPLLEKNGLKAGKDFYLAFSPEREDPGNKSFNTKTIPKIVGGYSPECSEMAAALYGSALKEVVPVSSTRVAELTKLLENIFRCVNIAMVNEMKMLCDRMGVDVWEAIQAASTKPFGYMPFYPGPGLGGHCIPIDPFYLTWKAREYEFHTKFIELAGEVNWQMPYYVVQRTMEALNKNKQTLNGAKVLCLGAAYKKDIDDMRESPSLRVMTLLAEKGAELSYHDPYVPELHKGHGFNLEMKSVPLKPETLGQYDAVLILTDHSDIDYAMLVDRAKVVVDTRNATKGVSKGREKVTKA is encoded by the coding sequence ATGGTGAGCAGCCCGCTTCTGGATCGCATCAAGAAGCGGGACGCGAGGGTGGGTGTGGTCGGGCTTGGCTATGTCGGTCTTCCGCTAGGGATGGCGTTCGCGGAGGCGGGCTTCCCCGTCATGGGGCTCGACGTCGACAAGCGGAAGATCGACAAAATCGAGAAGGGGGAGAGCTACATCAAGCACATCCCCGGCGCTCCGCTGGCGGAGCTGAGCAAGTCGGGCAAGCTGAAGGCCACCACGGACTTCGCCAAGGCGAAGGATATGGACTGCGTCATCATCTGCGTGCCCACGCCGCTCACGGCGTCGCGTGAGCCGGACATGAGCTACATCATCCAGACGGGTGAGGCGCTCGCGCCGCACGTGCGTCCTGGACAGCTCTTCATCCTGGAGTCCACCACGTACCCGGGGACGACAGAGGAGGTGCTCAAACCGCTGCTGGAGAAGAACGGCCTCAAGGCCGGCAAGGACTTCTACCTGGCCTTCAGCCCCGAGCGCGAGGACCCGGGCAACAAGAGCTTCAACACCAAGACGATTCCGAAGATTGTCGGTGGCTACTCACCCGAATGCTCCGAGATGGCCGCGGCCCTCTACGGCAGCGCGCTGAAGGAAGTGGTGCCGGTGTCCTCCACCCGCGTGGCGGAGCTGACCAAGCTGCTGGAGAACATCTTCCGCTGCGTCAACATCGCCATGGTCAACGAGATGAAGATGCTCTGCGACCGCATGGGCGTGGACGTGTGGGAGGCCATCCAGGCCGCGAGCACCAAGCCCTTCGGCTACATGCCCTTCTACCCAGGCCCGGGCCTCGGTGGGCATTGCATCCCCATCGACCCGTTCTACCTGACGTGGAAGGCGCGCGAGTACGAGTTCCACACCAAGTTCATCGAGCTGGCCGGCGAGGTGAACTGGCAGATGCCGTACTACGTGGTGCAGCGCACGATGGAGGCGCTGAACAAGAACAAGCAGACGCTCAACGGCGCGAAGGTCCTCTGCCTGGGGGCGGCGTACAAAAAGGACATCGACGACATGCGTGAGAGTCCATCGCTGCGCGTCATGACGCTGCTGGCGGAGAAGGGCGCCGAGCTGTCGTACCACGACCCGTACGTCCCCGAGCTGCACAAGGGCCACGGCTTCAACTTGGAGATGAAGTCCGTGCCGCTGAAGCCGGAGACGCTGGGCCAGTACGACGCGGTCCTCATCCTCACGGACCACTCGGACATCGACTACGCCATGTTGGTGGACCGCGCGAAGGTCGTCGTCGACACGCGCAACGCCACCAAGGGTGTCAGCAAGGGTCGTGAGAAAGTGACGAAGGCCTGA
- a CDS encoding alginate lyase family protein, with protein MARQALYRRRERADEVQLLECYGATDGVELVELALGQRSSRIWCEVSQRASVLEALASVPGGLERARARAQAALRQEWDIFGTPVVFGEGRPVDWFLDPVSGHRYPVEPVERLSLAVAGSDPKYPWVMGRLDSVVALGQGYWVETAADVRARLADAFVAQVLDFLQANPVGQGVHWTCAMEVALRAANLAQALAMFSAAPAVARPDFLVPVLSALAEHTAWVEAHLEDRGAVPNNHLVSNYVGLLVVGLLFPELPGAPQQVSLAVGGLREQMEKQVHLEGTSFEGSIPYHRLSVELFTLGYLAARGAGVPLGPRYESRLRRMFHAVRAWCSEQGLAPQIGDNDSGRVFPLRDREDNAHGYLVGLGAALFGDAGLGGGEFVDEAAWLLGRAGQARFAALAPAPEPVSVSFPEGGFHILRGAGVVITVSAGKQGQGGVGGHSHNDKLSFELHVDGRPVIVDPGTGTYTREPALRNWFRGTAAHNTVQVDGAEQAPLDEARLFALPEEARARVVAFLPGKSVDRLLVRHDGYRRLPAPVGIERTFRLDRGERALAGRDRFVGTGRHDVVGRFHLPDEQARVVSPQVQVLSRAGRVMEEPVSFEPLVVELGPEGAPLAWVVLEKGLTARLVPSKYSPGYGRVVPSLAVEIRGQVTPPAWLRWGVVFR; from the coding sequence GTGGCGCGGCAGGCACTCTATCGTCGGCGCGAGCGCGCGGACGAGGTGCAGCTCCTCGAGTGCTACGGCGCGACGGATGGCGTGGAGCTGGTGGAGCTGGCGCTGGGCCAGCGCAGCTCACGCATCTGGTGTGAAGTCTCTCAGCGCGCGTCGGTGCTGGAGGCGCTCGCCTCGGTGCCTGGCGGCCTGGAGCGCGCGCGGGCCCGTGCCCAGGCCGCGCTTCGCCAGGAGTGGGACATCTTCGGCACCCCGGTGGTTTTCGGCGAGGGCCGTCCCGTGGACTGGTTCCTGGATCCGGTGAGTGGTCACCGCTATCCGGTGGAGCCCGTGGAGCGCCTGTCGCTCGCCGTGGCGGGGAGCGACCCGAAGTACCCGTGGGTGATGGGCCGGCTCGACAGCGTCGTGGCGCTGGGCCAGGGGTACTGGGTGGAGACGGCCGCTGACGTACGCGCGCGGCTGGCGGATGCCTTCGTGGCGCAGGTGTTGGACTTCCTCCAGGCGAACCCCGTGGGGCAGGGCGTGCACTGGACATGCGCCATGGAGGTGGCGCTGCGCGCCGCGAACCTGGCGCAGGCGCTGGCCATGTTCTCCGCCGCGCCCGCTGTGGCCCGGCCGGACTTCCTGGTGCCGGTGCTGAGCGCGCTGGCCGAGCACACCGCCTGGGTGGAGGCCCACCTGGAGGACCGCGGCGCGGTGCCCAACAACCACCTGGTCTCCAATTACGTGGGCCTGTTGGTGGTGGGCCTGCTCTTCCCGGAGCTGCCGGGCGCGCCGCAGCAGGTGTCGCTGGCGGTGGGTGGGCTGCGCGAACAGATGGAGAAGCAGGTGCATCTCGAGGGTACGTCCTTCGAGGGCTCCATTCCCTATCATCGCCTGTCGGTGGAGCTGTTCACGCTGGGGTACCTCGCCGCGCGCGGTGCGGGTGTGCCACTGGGGCCCAGGTACGAGTCCCGGCTGCGTCGCATGTTCCACGCCGTGCGCGCGTGGTGTTCCGAGCAGGGCCTGGCGCCACAGATTGGCGACAACGACTCCGGCCGCGTCTTCCCGCTGCGTGATCGCGAGGACAACGCGCACGGCTATCTGGTGGGCCTGGGCGCGGCGCTCTTCGGCGATGCGGGCCTGGGCGGCGGCGAGTTCGTGGACGAGGCCGCGTGGCTGCTGGGCCGCGCCGGGCAGGCGCGTTTCGCCGCGCTCGCGCCCGCGCCGGAGCCCGTGTCGGTGAGCTTTCCGGAGGGTGGTTTTCACATCTTGCGCGGCGCGGGTGTCGTTATCACTGTCAGCGCCGGCAAGCAGGGACAAGGCGGTGTCGGGGGACACAGCCACAACGACAAACTCTCTTTCGAACTCCACGTCGACGGGCGTCCCGTCATCGTGGATCCGGGCACCGGCACCTATACGCGAGAGCCCGCGTTGCGGAACTGGTTCCGCGGAACGGCCGCGCACAACACGGTGCAGGTGGATGGCGCGGAGCAGGCGCCCCTGGATGAGGCGCGGTTGTTCGCGCTGCCGGAGGAGGCTCGGGCGCGGGTGGTGGCCTTCCTGCCGGGGAAGTCGGTGGACAGGCTGTTGGTGCGGCATGACGGCTACCGCCGGCTGCCCGCGCCCGTGGGAATCGAGCGCACGTTCCGGCTGGACCGGGGCGAGCGCGCTCTGGCCGGACGTGACCGCTTCGTGGGCACGGGCCGGCATGACGTGGTGGGCAGATTCCATCTGCCAGATGAACAGGCGCGAGTGGTGTCGCCTCAAGTGCAGGTCCTGTCACGCGCGGGTCGTGTGATGGAAGAGCCGGTGTCGTTCGAGCCGCTCGTGGTGGAACTGGGGCCGGAAGGGGCCCCGCTCGCCTGGGTGGTGCTGGAGAAGGGACTGACGGCGCGGTTGGTGCCGTCGAAGTATTCGCCAGGGTACGGGCGGGTGGTGCCGTCGCTGGCGGTGGAGATCCGGGGGCAGGTGACGCCTCCGGCGTGGTTGAGGTGGGGGGTCGTTTTCCGCTGA
- a CDS encoding histidine kinase dimerization/phospho-acceptor domain-containing protein, whose amino-acid sequence MLAGARTGWRIGNESDAGVEQALAEVAERAFRCGARAGLESLVREAQRMTGASGAAFYDGRVCVAATGVVTATRARGRRRRRPALVVWPERPTGRDARVLARMSAFGAVLLAAHARESDAAARHVHLLKTQRRLERRVVNQEHRRSRASHDLRTPLMVIKGYVDMMLKGTAGGLTAPIQRYLERLRRSADDQSAIIERRLAKVQDEGVEDLRPLLRTAFIPAARGQRIMDTTMTLPDRPVAIPGPRDDVELLVRVLARTVAASGAPTAVRVEAAGDASVWQLRINIRGGKPLPEKTVTLLRHLTQRLRGGLSLPEETGNGWVVHLPVDDTVPVAPRDA is encoded by the coding sequence GTGCTGGCAGGTGCTCGGACGGGGTGGCGCATCGGCAACGAGTCCGATGCAGGGGTGGAACAGGCGCTCGCGGAGGTTGCCGAGCGTGCCTTCCGCTGTGGTGCTCGTGCGGGATTGGAGTCCTTGGTACGCGAGGCCCAGCGGATGACGGGCGCTTCCGGAGCGGCTTTCTATGACGGACGCGTCTGTGTCGCGGCGACAGGGGTCGTCACGGCCACGCGCGCCCGGGGAAGGAGGCGTCGTCGGCCGGCCCTGGTGGTGTGGCCCGAACGGCCCACCGGCCGGGATGCGCGGGTGCTCGCGCGAATGTCGGCGTTCGGCGCCGTACTGCTCGCGGCGCATGCCCGGGAGTCGGACGCGGCGGCGCGGCACGTGCATCTGCTGAAGACGCAGCGGCGATTGGAACGGCGGGTGGTGAACCAGGAGCACCGGCGCTCCCGGGCGTCACACGACCTCAGGACACCATTGATGGTCATCAAGGGATACGTGGACATGATGCTGAAGGGAACGGCGGGCGGGCTGACGGCCCCCATCCAGCGCTACCTGGAGCGCCTGCGCCGCTCGGCGGACGACCAGAGCGCCATCATCGAGCGCCGGCTGGCGAAGGTGCAGGACGAGGGCGTGGAGGACCTGCGCCCTCTGCTGCGCACGGCCTTCATCCCCGCCGCGCGCGGCCAGCGCATCATGGACACGACGATGACGCTCCCGGACCGGCCCGTGGCCATTCCGGGCCCCCGCGATGACGTGGAGCTGCTGGTGCGCGTGCTGGCCCGCACGGTGGCGGCGTCGGGCGCGCCCACGGCGGTGCGCGTGGAAGCTGCGGGGGACGCGAGCGTGTGGCAGCTGCGCATCAACATCCGCGGCGGCAAGCCGCTGCCGGAGAAAACGGTCACGCTGCTGCGGCACCTGACGCAGCGGCTGCGGGGTGGCCTCTCGTTGCCGGAGGAGACCGGCAACGGCTGGGTGGTCCACCTGCCGGTGGATGACACCGTGCCCGTGGCGCCTCGCGACGCGTGA
- a CDS encoding hybrid sensor histidine kinase/response regulator — MDPQLLRSIWPVFSAETREQIQAIGSKVLGLEGPAQGREPDLLPSLKRLVHSLKGSAASLGLDDIEQVVHAIEDGLATFNQEERLPRDTVEAMLRGLSAIEGAMARGDAGQSPVVEGLSSLLAALGHESAEAVPQTAASGAAAQALEVLDLLEAGLSALCSPDVPDRAAVVRTAVERARTLKASAESAGAQKVATLAEAAALGFTRMEPGGDSAGLAASDVAGTLVDLRTALEAEGGAGAVARAVHSLRASPSPAPVEGAAAQGPAGAAATTESRGPADQTVRVSVKTLESIALQVELLLAGRAQQTRRGAAHRVLMDGMREVLMHLERASSQLAMAGGGPALEPLRAGVTQMRGLQKQLLELTKESHRDGEQLTLVAQVARDDLRDLRMVPASQVLEPLRRTVRETSARLNKQVTLELSGGEVRLDRRILDALKDPLLHLVRNAIDHGLESTEERRVAGKSEAGRLTVRVEPRGSRIAVVVEDDGSGLSPSRVRATAVRRGLLPADEAEKLSDAQAARLIFQPGFSTREQVSATSGRGVGLDVVQATAQRLQGSVDVAFTAGRGTRFTVDLPLTLAAALGLLVRTGTTVSAIPSDSVNRILRLNPDDVGTVAGRVVARLDGEQLTFLPLAEAIGLPRLPLALDSGNVQAAALLTVGEDKVLFAIDEVVGQQEIVVRSLGRHLKGVRHLAGAAVLDDGRVVPVLNAAELVRAARPETRSVARETARPRILVCDDALTTRFAMKSLLEIAGYPVVTAADGEEAWGILERTPCQLVVSDWQMPRLDGVGLARRIKSHPQLHRTPIILVTSLDSPEDRAAGLEAGADGYLVKREVERGRLLELVRQLLPVS, encoded by the coding sequence ATGGATCCTCAGCTCTTGCGCAGCATCTGGCCGGTGTTCTCCGCGGAGACGCGCGAGCAGATTCAAGCCATCGGGTCGAAGGTGTTGGGGCTGGAGGGCCCGGCGCAGGGGCGTGAGCCGGACCTGCTCCCGTCGCTCAAGCGGCTGGTCCACAGCCTCAAGGGCTCCGCGGCCAGCCTGGGCCTGGACGACATCGAGCAGGTGGTGCACGCCATCGAGGACGGGCTGGCCACCTTCAATCAGGAGGAGCGGCTGCCCCGCGACACGGTGGAGGCCATGCTGCGCGGCCTCTCCGCCATCGAAGGCGCCATGGCCCGTGGCGACGCCGGACAGTCGCCCGTGGTGGAAGGACTGTCCTCGCTGCTGGCGGCCCTGGGCCACGAGTCCGCGGAGGCCGTCCCCCAGACGGCGGCCTCGGGCGCGGCCGCGCAGGCGTTGGAGGTGCTGGACCTCCTCGAAGCGGGGTTGAGCGCGCTGTGCTCGCCGGATGTGCCGGACCGGGCGGCCGTGGTGCGCACGGCGGTGGAGCGGGCCCGCACGTTGAAGGCGTCCGCCGAGTCCGCCGGGGCGCAGAAGGTGGCCACGCTGGCGGAAGCCGCGGCGCTGGGCTTCACGCGCATGGAGCCGGGCGGTGACTCCGCGGGGCTGGCCGCATCGGACGTGGCTGGCACGCTGGTGGACCTGCGGACGGCGTTGGAGGCCGAGGGTGGCGCAGGGGCGGTGGCCCGCGCCGTCCATTCGCTGCGCGCGTCGCCGTCTCCCGCGCCCGTGGAAGGCGCGGCGGCACAGGGGCCCGCGGGAGCTGCGGCCACGACGGAGTCCCGCGGACCGGCGGACCAGACGGTGCGCGTGTCGGTGAAGACGCTGGAGTCCATCGCGCTCCAGGTGGAGCTGCTCCTGGCCGGACGCGCGCAGCAGACGCGGCGTGGCGCGGCGCACCGCGTGTTGATGGACGGCATGCGCGAGGTGCTCATGCACCTGGAGCGCGCGTCGTCGCAGCTCGCGATGGCGGGCGGCGGTCCTGCGCTGGAGCCACTCCGCGCGGGCGTGACGCAGATGCGCGGACTGCAGAAGCAGCTCCTGGAGCTGACGAAGGAGTCGCACCGCGACGGTGAGCAGCTCACGCTGGTGGCCCAGGTGGCGCGCGATGATTTGCGCGACCTGCGCATGGTGCCGGCCTCGCAGGTGCTGGAGCCCCTGCGGCGCACCGTGCGCGAGACGTCCGCGCGGCTGAACAAGCAGGTGACGCTGGAGCTGTCGGGCGGCGAGGTCCGGTTGGACCGGCGCATCCTCGACGCGCTGAAGGACCCGCTGCTGCACCTGGTGCGCAACGCCATCGACCACGGCCTGGAGTCCACCGAGGAGCGGCGGGTCGCGGGCAAGTCCGAAGCGGGGCGGCTGACGGTGCGGGTGGAGCCTCGGGGCTCGCGCATCGCGGTGGTGGTGGAGGATGACGGCTCCGGCTTGTCACCCAGCCGGGTGCGCGCCACGGCGGTGCGGCGGGGGCTGCTGCCGGCCGATGAGGCGGAGAAGCTGTCGGACGCGCAGGCGGCGCGGCTCATCTTCCAGCCAGGCTTCTCCACACGGGAGCAGGTGTCCGCGACGTCCGGGCGGGGCGTGGGTCTGGATGTGGTGCAGGCGACGGCGCAACGGCTCCAGGGCTCGGTGGACGTGGCCTTCACGGCGGGCCGGGGCACGCGCTTCACCGTGGACCTGCCGCTGACGCTGGCCGCGGCGTTGGGGTTGCTCGTGCGCACGGGCACCACGGTGTCCGCCATTCCCTCCGACAGCGTGAATCGCATCCTCCGGTTGAACCCGGACGACGTGGGCACCGTCGCGGGCCGCGTGGTGGCGCGGCTGGATGGGGAGCAGCTCACGTTCCTGCCGCTGGCGGAGGCCATTGGCCTGCCCCGGCTGCCGCTGGCGCTGGACTCCGGGAACGTGCAGGCCGCCGCGCTGCTGACGGTGGGCGAGGACAAAGTACTGTTCGCCATCGACGAGGTGGTGGGGCAGCAGGAGATTGTCGTCCGCTCGCTGGGGCGCCACCTCAAGGGCGTGCGGCACCTGGCGGGCGCGGCGGTGCTGGACGACGGCCGCGTGGTGCCGGTGCTCAACGCCGCGGAGTTGGTGCGCGCGGCGCGGCCGGAGACGCGCTCGGTGGCTCGCGAGACGGCGCGGCCTCGCATCCTCGTGTGTGACGACGCGCTCACCACGCGCTTCGCCATGAAGTCGCTGCTGGAGATTGCCGGCTACCCGGTGGTGACCGCGGCGGACGGTGAAGAGGCGTGGGGCATCCTGGAGCGCACGCCCTGCCAACTGGTGGTCAGCGACTGGCAGATGCCCCGGCTGGACGGCGTGGGGCTGGCGCGGCGAATCAAGTCGCACCCGCAGCTGCACCGCACGCCCATCATCCTGGTGACGTCGCTCGACAGTCCCGAGGACCGCGCCGCTGGTCTGGAGGCGGGCGCGGACGGGTACCTCGTCAAGCGCGAGGTGGAGCGAGGCCGCCTGCTGGAGCTGGTGCGCCAACTGCTGCCCGTGTCCTGA
- a CDS encoding chemotaxis protein CheW codes for MSKDDAKIDYTGLRRQLTEAHSLLDGKQGVSPEKRREVLSARARALAESRHEERQEVLSVLAFQVGGERYAVRIEHVDHVIEARGIASLPGAPRHVLGALVSRSRVVPVLDLRQLLGLEGGGMSDLSKVVVVEADDSEEGFGLAAESVEGRKELPKAELSQPPPGPFLFLTPDRLTVLDLEQLGGPSATRPEGE; via the coding sequence ATGTCGAAAGACGACGCCAAGATTGATTACACCGGGCTGCGACGCCAGCTCACCGAGGCGCACTCGCTGCTGGACGGCAAGCAGGGTGTGAGCCCCGAGAAGCGTCGCGAGGTGCTCAGCGCCCGTGCCCGGGCCCTGGCTGAATCCCGCCACGAGGAGCGCCAGGAGGTGCTCTCCGTGCTGGCCTTCCAGGTGGGCGGCGAACGCTATGCGGTGCGAATCGAGCACGTGGACCACGTGATCGAAGCGCGCGGCATCGCCTCGCTGCCCGGTGCTCCCCGGCACGTGCTGGGTGCGCTGGTGAGCCGCTCGCGCGTGGTGCCGGTGTTGGACCTGCGCCAGCTCCTGGGGCTGGAGGGGGGCGGCATGTCGGACCTCAGCAAGGTGGTGGTGGTCGAGGCGGATGACAGTGAAGAGGGGTTCGGGCTGGCGGCGGAGTCCGTCGAAGGACGCAAGGAACTGCCGAAGGCGGAGCTGTCTCAGCCTCCGCCCGGGCCCTTCTTGTTCCTCACGCCGGACCGGCTGACGGTGTTGGACCTGGAGCAGCTCGGGGGCCCGTCCGCCACGCGGCCCGAAGGGGAGTAG
- a CDS encoding response regulator encodes MNAKVLIVEDTKTITNLLQVYLMGWGLEFFDAPNGAIGLTKARELKPDLIISDVQMPEMDGFALCAAIRADRQLHDTPFMMLTSLKDDASRQKGKLVGASAFLNKPVSVDDLRSKVRDILKLPATRY; translated from the coding sequence ATGAACGCAAAGGTGCTCATCGTCGAAGACACGAAGACCATCACCAACCTTCTTCAGGTGTACCTGATGGGGTGGGGGTTGGAGTTCTTCGACGCTCCGAATGGAGCGATTGGATTGACCAAGGCGCGGGAGCTCAAGCCGGACCTCATCATCTCCGATGTGCAGATGCCGGAGATGGATGGCTTCGCGCTGTGCGCGGCGATCCGTGCGGACCGGCAACTTCACGACACCCCTTTCATGATGCTCACGTCGCTGAAGGACGACGCGAGCCGGCAGAAGGGCAAGCTGGTGGGTGCCAGCGCCTTCCTCAACAAGCCGGTGTCCGTGGACGACCTTCGTTCGAAGGTGCGCGATATCCTGAAGCTCCCTGCGACCCGGTACTGA
- a CDS encoding methyl-accepting chemotaxis protein produces the protein MGGNVDVKGTHLTPPGRALGTRLSLRMKILALTGATGGLVAVILITTTWMQMGDALRNDLSRRANSVSVELAKTLAPMLSVKRDPERLQELVQGALSLGPEVAYVRVHDADGVLLGEAAAERYVGEAQAPASVEGDASVLRRRSVKGTGLVETTTPVLAAGSTAQLGTLQLALHEEGLSQTLREATRFTAIISLLVLVACMVAAWLVSGMLVVPLERLARAAAGIAAGDLRQQVDLQGSDEIGDVARSFAVMTDALSHLLQDLRSAAAEMEREAAGVLATSTQQSAMAHQQASAINETSTTVAEIAQTSKQATAYADSVISQTQKSEALSAEGQQVVSESVSGMEKLGEQVKAIALSITDLSERTMQIGDIIGTVKDVAEQSNLLALNASIEAAKAGEHGRGFAVVATEMRTLAEQSRIAAEQVRGLLNEVQKGTRQAVSATEEGSRRAQAAMELAREAGTTILGLSEVIRESSGAARQIAGNTRQQTIGVEQISTAMSELTSAMGDSVESTRRIEQVSGNLTNLSKRFSDLVGRYQL, from the coding sequence GTGGGAGGCAACGTGGACGTCAAAGGGACGCACCTGACACCGCCGGGCCGCGCGCTGGGGACCAGGCTCAGTCTGCGGATGAAAATCCTCGCGCTCACCGGGGCGACGGGGGGGCTGGTGGCCGTCATCCTCATCACCACGACGTGGATGCAGATGGGCGACGCGCTTCGCAACGACCTGTCCCGCCGCGCCAACTCGGTGAGTGTGGAGCTGGCGAAGACGCTGGCGCCCATGCTGAGCGTGAAGCGCGACCCGGAGCGGCTGCAGGAGTTGGTGCAGGGCGCGCTGAGCCTGGGGCCCGAGGTCGCCTATGTCCGCGTCCATGACGCGGACGGCGTCCTCCTGGGCGAGGCCGCCGCGGAGCGCTACGTCGGCGAGGCGCAGGCTCCGGCCTCCGTCGAAGGCGATGCCTCGGTGCTCCGCCGCAGGTCCGTGAAGGGCACGGGCCTGGTGGAGACGACGACGCCCGTGCTCGCGGCCGGCTCCACCGCGCAGCTGGGTACCCTCCAACTGGCGCTCCACGAGGAGGGGCTGAGTCAGACGCTGCGGGAGGCCACGCGCTTCACGGCCATCATCAGCCTGCTCGTGCTGGTGGCCTGCATGGTGGCGGCATGGCTGGTGTCCGGGATGCTCGTGGTGCCGCTGGAGCGGCTGGCGCGCGCGGCGGCGGGCATCGCGGCGGGGGACCTGCGGCAGCAGGTGGACCTCCAGGGCTCGGACGAGATTGGCGACGTGGCGCGCAGCTTCGCGGTGATGACGGACGCGCTCTCCCACCTGCTGCAGGATCTGCGCAGCGCGGCGGCGGAGATGGAGCGCGAGGCGGCGGGCGTGCTGGCCACCTCCACGCAGCAGTCGGCCATGGCCCACCAGCAGGCCTCCGCCATCAATGAGACGAGCACCACGGTGGCGGAGATTGCCCAGACGTCCAAGCAGGCCACGGCCTACGCGGACTCGGTCATCTCCCAGACGCAGAAGTCCGAAGCCCTCAGCGCGGAGGGGCAGCAGGTCGTCAGCGAGAGCGTCTCCGGCATGGAGAAGCTGGGCGAACAGGTGAAGGCCATTGCCCTGTCCATCACCGACCTCAGCGAGCGCACGATGCAGATTGGCGACATCATCGGCACGGTGAAGGACGTGGCCGAGCAGTCCAACCTGCTGGCGCTCAATGCCTCCATTGAAGCGGCCAAGGCCGGGGAGCATGGCCGGGGCTTCGCGGTGGTGGCCACGGAGATGCGCACGCTGGCGGAGCAGTCCCGCATCGCCGCGGAGCAGGTGCGCGGCCTGCTCAACGAAGTGCAGAAGGGGACGAGGCAGGCCGTCAGCGCCACGGAGGAAGGCAGCCGCCGGGCGCAGGCGGCCATGGAACTGGCTCGCGAAGCGGGGACGACCATCCTGGGCCTGTCGGAGGTCATCCGCGAGTCGTCGGGCGCGGCGCGGCAGATTGCCGGCAACACGCGTCAGCAGACCATTGGCGTGGAGCAGATTTCCACGGCGATGAGCGAGCTGACATCCGCCATGGGAGACTCGGTGGAGAGCACCCGGCGCATCGAACAGGTGTCAGGCAATCTGACCAATCTCTCGAAACGGTTCTCGGACCTGGTGGGTAGGTACCAGTTATGA